The Vairimorpha necatrix chromosome 1, complete sequence genome contains a region encoding:
- a CDS encoding proteasome subunit RPN11 (RPN11) — protein MFTDFLGQQSNEPTPDTSETIQISSLALIKMLKHGRSGVPMEVMGLMLGEFVDEYTVKVVDVFAMPQSGTGVTVEAVDPVFQMKMMDILKATGRNETVVGWYHSHPGFGCWLSSVDISTQQSFEKLCKRAVAVVIDPIQSVKGKVVIDAFRSIGNSLGIIGQEPRQVTSNIGYLKTPTLISIIHGLNKHYYSFNITYKKFDIEQRMLLNLHKKTWGDNLKMQEIKLDRKNLSVLLNNYNKTVEEEKNLTGKDLVMSRVGKLDSKKHLAELCDRNIHKITVYNLLYSLHSFIFNKTD, from the coding sequence ATGTTTACAGATTTTTTAGGACAACAATCTAATGAACCAACTCCTGACACTTCAGAGACTATTCAGATTTCTTCTTTAGcactaataaaaatgctCAAACATGGCAGATCTGGTGTTCCTATGGAAGTCATGGGTCTAATGCTTGGGGAATTTGTGGACGAATACACCGTCAAAGTCGTCGATGTCTTCGCCATGCCTCAAAGCGGCACTGGCGTCACTGTAGAAGCAGTCGACCCGGTCTTTCAAATGAAAATGATGGACATTCTAAAAGCCACAGGGCGAAATGAGACAGTGGTGGGTTGGTACCACAGTCACCCTGGATTCGGCTGCTGGCTAAGTAGCGTAGACATCAGCACGCAGCAAAGCTTCGAAAAACTTTGTAAAAGAGCTGTGGCTGTCGTCATTGACCCAATTCAAAGTGTCAAGGGCAAAGTCGTCATAGACGCATTTAGGTCAATAGGAAATTCCTTAGGAATTATAGGACAAGAACCAAGACAAGTCACTAGTAACATAGGATATCTTAAAACTCCTACACTTATTTCTATAATACATGGTCTTAATAAACATTACTActcttttaatataacatataaaaaatttgatattgaACAAAGAATGCTACTAAATTTACACAAGAAAACATGGGGCGACAACTTGAAGATGCAAGAAATTAAGCTTGACAGAAAAAACTTATCAGTTTTACTGAataattacaataaaacagtagaagaagaaaaaaatttaacggGGAAAGATTTAGTAATGTCAAGAGTGGGGAAATTAGATAGTAAAAAACACTTAGCAGAATTGTGTGATAGAAATATTCACAAGATTACtgtttataatttgttGTATTCTCTTCAttctttcatttttaataaaactgattaa
- a CDS encoding ATP-dependent RNA helicase: MDEKEAILNILKSKEIDLSNDFFNKIYKFVQDRDMLNLQKHVSEEVYNEILALVENNRHFSPEQVFQIDDDIEMRYKIPKNLYIDTFVEYKPEKDADLDILNFLNNEADIEDRAQYDSVESKMDLIIKLLEENRIVLVQGDTGCGKTTKIPKYLLKKYSNIVCTQPRRIAAISIAKKVAKDMNTKIGKLVGYAVRFDDCTSKKTKLKYVTDGILLKEIVRKETLNKYDCLIIDEAHERTINIDILLGYCKKILNSNSKTKIVLMSATLATQKFIEFFNCPFVDIRHKIFPLQNYFIKQYENENWFEETIKTVIQIHNFEPPGDILVFLTGQEDIKEAFGILNSELGRESCEILTIYSAMSAHDQERVFLKTDKRKIILSTNICETSITIENIVYVVDSGRVKHMRHSNNLGMDILETVMISKAQAKQRSGRAGRTKPGKTFRIYTKQDFNKMADFTPPEILTTNVCSGILTIKSLGIDDLSTFDMIDKPKVDSINDALEYLFLTRAVDKNGKITKLGLKMSSLPLDPNLALTLIRSVELKCFQDTAIISAMLTIDQIFIDVSKENKNLYKKFLDSKKIWYDERGDFFVLLKIFKEWQKNNFSENFSKKFFLSFRNLCQAKKIVEQLSKIFCTDKSSDISKVMEAFSYGYFMNIAKIKEEGYFTVFKETECFIHSSSCLYKKRENLILYFSIVRTKKEFLKYCNVVSSEILCKSVNHLFHKKK; encoded by the coding sequence ATGGACGAAAAAGAAgccattttaaatattcttaaaaGTAAAGAAATCGACTTGTccaatgatttttttaataaaatttataaatttgtacaAGATCGAGACAtgttaaatttacaaaaacatGTATCAGAAGAAGTTTACAATGAAATTTTGGCTTTAGTAGAAAATAACAGGCATTTTAGTCCTGAGCAAGTTTTTCAAATTGACGATGACATTGAAATGCGCTATAAAATtcctaaaaatttgtatattgACACTTTTGTAGAGTACAAACCAGAAAAAGACGCGGACTTGGATATTCTGAACTTTCTTAATAATGAAGCCGACATTGAAGATCGTGCTCAATATGATTCTGTAGAATCAAAAATGGatttgataataaaattattagaagAAAATCGAATAGTTTTGGTACAAGGAGACACGGGGTGCGGAAAGACTACTAAGATaccaaaatatttattaaagaaatattctAATATTGTCTGCACTCAACCAAGAAGAATAGCGGCCATTAGTATTGCCAAAAAAGTAGCCAAAGATATGAACACGAAAATCGGCAAACTCGTTGGATACGCAGTGCGATTTGACGACTGCACttcgaaaaaaacaaaattaaaatatgtcaCGGATGGTATTTTACTAAAAGAAATTGTCCGTAAAGAAACTTTAAACAAATACGATTGTTTGATCATCGACGAAGCTCATGAGCGAACTATCAATATTGACATTTTACTGggatattgtaaaaaaattttgaacaGTAATTCAAAAACCAAAATTGTACTAATGAGTGCTACCTTGGCTactcaaaaatttatagaattttttaattgtccATTTGTGGACATTagacataaaatttttccattacaaaattattttataaaacaatatgaAAATGAAAACTGGTTCGAGGAAACAATCAAAACTGTGATACAAATTCATAATTTTGAGCCTCCTGGTGATATTTTGGTTTTTCTAACTGGTCAAGAAGATATCAAAGAAGCTTTTGGTATTCTAAATTCAGAATTGGGTAGAGAATCCTGTGAGATTTTGACTATTTATAGCGCCATGTCTGCACACGACCAGGAACGtgtgtttttaaaaaccgATAAacgaaaaattattttgtctACAAACATTTGCGAAACTTCTATAactatagaaaatattgtatatGTTGTAGACTCAGGCAGAGTAAAACATATGAGACATTCTAATAATCTTGGTATGGACATATTAGAGACAGTTATGATAAGTAAAGCTCAAGCCAAGCAAAGAAGCGGCAGAGCTGGCCGGACTAAACCGGGCAAAACATTCCgaatttatacaaaacaagattttaataaaatggCCGATTTTACGCCTCCCGAAATTTTGACTACTAATGTTTGTAGTGGAATTTTAactataaaatctttagGTATTGATGATCTATCGACTTTTGACATGATAGACAAACCTAAAGTTGATTCTATAAACGACGCTctagaatatttatttctaaccAGAGCTGTAGATAAAAATGGTAAAATTACTAAATTAGGATTGAAGATGTCTTCTTTGCCTTTAGATCCCAATTTAGCACTTACTCTTATAAGATCAGTAGAGCTTAAATGTTTTCAAGACACTGCTATAATTTCAGCAATGTTGACTAttgatcaaatttttattgatgttagtaaagaaaacaaaaatttatataaaaaatttttagattcaaaaaaaatctggTATGACGAAAGAGGTGATTTTTTCGTCttacttaaaatttttaaagaatggcaaaaaaataattttagtgaaaatttttcaaaaaagttttttttatcttttagaaatttgtgtcaagcaaaaaaaattgtagaGCAATTGTCTAAAATATTCTGTACAGATAAATCTTCTGATATAAGCAAAGTCATGGAAGCTTTTTCTTATGGatattttatgaatattgctaaaattaaagaagaagGGTATTTTACAGTTTTTAAAGAGACAGAATGTTTTATTCACAGTAGTAgttgtttatataaaaaaagagaaaatttaattttatatttttctattgtGAGAACAAAGAaagagtttttaaaatattgtaatgTGGTTAGTAGTGAAATTTTGTGCAAAAGTGTGAACCatttatttcataaaaaaaaataa
- a CDS encoding putative signal recognition particle subunit SRP72 → MIDPNNFQTLEEHEKLANLDIPDIKNFKAVAFLHIGKFEEALKFSQKDSYESAYALYKLRKYKKALKIANKHSGEKWDVLKSQILYCMGYFNEAFKFLNKLKKDDEIVVNLQAMQSLGELTNKVNKHHFHNLYIKKKEEDSIKENLEDYKFKDEEIYYEFLFNKTFECAENKTEYLGNLKKLSDQFPKANIFKMQMANIEGYFDEINPEDLSKTQRQVYNFNSKKSDTIENGLHYLSNFSNKLGDNQYKWIENAKKNNFKINWNEIPDTSETLNILRILTGLENKNIKIDNIKKCLEKIKNENVKQKIEEYLNFNK, encoded by the coding sequence ATGATCGAtccaaataattttcaaacTTTAGAAGAACACGAAAAATTAGCAAATTTAGACATACCAGacataaaaaacttcaAAGCAGTCGCATTTTTACACATAGGAAAATTCGAAGAAGCATTAAAATTTAGTCAAAAAGATTCCTACGAATCAGCCTATGCTCTTTACAAAttgagaaaatataaaaaagcacTGAAAATTGCCAATAAACATTCAGGGGAAAAATGGGATGTCTTAAAATCCCAAATTCTGTATTGTATGGGATATTTCAATGAagcttttaaatttctaaataaacTCAAAAAAGACGATGAAATAGTTGTAAATTTACAAGCAATGCAAAGTTTAGGAGAACTTACCAATAAAGTCAATAAACATCATTTCCATAAtttatacattaaaaagaaagaagaagattctataaaagaaaatcttgaagattataaatttaaagatgaagaaatttattatgaatttttatttaacaaGACTTTTGAATGTgcagaaaataaaactgAATATTTAGGAAATCTGAAAAAATTGTCAGACCAATTTCCTAAAGCCAACATTTTCAAAATGCAAATGGCAAATATTGAAGGATATTTTGATGAAATAAATCCTGAAGATTTGTCTAAAACACAAAGACaagtttataatttcaattCTAAGAAATCTGATACAATTGAAAATGGTCTACATTATTTGTCAAATTTTAGTAATAAATTGGGAGACAATCAATACAAGTGGATTGAAAACgccaaaaaaaataattttaaaattaactGGAATGAAATTCCTGATACCTCAGAAACATTAAACATTTTGAGAATTTTGACTGgattagaaaataaaaatataaaaattgacaatataaaaaaatgtttagaaaagataaaaaatgaaaatgtaaaacagaaaattgaagaatatctaaattttaataaataa
- a CDS encoding RNA-binding protein PNO1 (PNO1): MEIVKNVSDSKNTVEIQGRSIDVPNYRMMFYKTEWLKIYTPIVELAKIQIRMNFIKKQIDIRTCDLTEDTSFLNRTEQFLKAINLGFSIEDSLSILKFADVFLDNFNIHEVKILKNLHIERAIGRMIGRDGKTKTTIESLSRCKSLIKDANIFLLGPIENTRIAKDSYCRLIMGSQPGTIYNRLRNIRTKIKDTCGSIQTIYNELEKKQ, translated from the coding sequence ATGGAAATTGTCAAAAATGTCTCTGACTCTAAAAATACAGTAGAAATCCAAGGAAGAAGTATAGACGTACCAAATTACAGAATGATGTTCTACAAAACAGAATGGCTAAAAATCTACACACCAATAGTCGAACTTGCGAAAATCCAAATCAGaatgaattttataaaaaaacaaattgaCATTAGAACTTGCGACTTGACAGAAGACACTTCTTTTCTAAACAGGACTGAGCAATTTCTTAAAGCCATAAATCTTGGCTTTAGCATTGAAGACTCGCtttctattttaaaattcgcTGATGTTTTTcttgataattttaatattcaCGAAGTTAAAATACTGAAAAATCTGCACATAGAAAGAGCAATAGGCCGAATGATAGGGAGAGATGGGAAGACTAAGACTACGATTGAGTCACTTTCCAGGTGTAAGTCACTTATTAAAGATgccaatatttttttacttggGCCTATTGAAAATACAAGAATAGCTAAAGATTCTTACTGTAGATTAATCATGGGATCTCAGCCGGGGACGATTTACAATAGACTGAGAAATATAAGGACGAAAATTAAAGACACTTGTGGATCAATTCAGACAATTTACAATGAACTAGAAAAAaagcaataa
- a CDS encoding cell division control protein 73 (CDC83) produces MEILSDILKNPKSVSFSENKIKISGLEYDKNMEIEIKETTKKKYTLEQLAYFLCNKHLQYTKYLRECKTKGILSIFYSDQKIILEEVEKENEVESQGRYDLPESKYYSKHDYHWVKDLIAEKTDEILKSKITEKYKIIVSSSLTATVNLSNIEILLTSGSLEKSQDLIFDKTEFKIKSHVFVAEEDIKDWTSDDWNMLVAIFCDGSEWQINEWGIGDVASLFNTVPTFYIVNTRSMNKNDLSGYNVIKWNVVDNKLDDEKYKLMWSKIKNTIKNKK; encoded by the coding sequence ATGGAAATATTGAGCGATATCCTTAAAAATCCAAAAAGCGTCTCTTTCtctgaaaataaaataaaaatctccGGCTTAGAATACGACAAGAACATGGAAATAGAAATCAAAGAAACaactaagaaaaaatatacactTGAACAATTagcatattttttatgtaacaAACATCTCCAATACACAAAATATCTACGAGAATGTAAAACAAAAGGCATTCTCtcgattttttattctgaTCAAAAAATCATTCTAGAAGAAGTTGagaaagaaaatgaagtcGAGTCACAAGGAAGATACGATCTACCAGAGTCAAAATACTACAGTAAACACGACTACCACTGGGTCAAAGATCTAATAGCAGAAAAAACAGACGAAATtctaaaatcaaaaataacagaaaaatacaaaattatcGTGTCTTCTTCACTGACAGCCACTGTAAATTTGTCgaatattgaaattttattaacttCGGGATCTTTAGAAAAATCTCaagatttaatttttgataaaacggaatttaaaattaaaagtcATGTTTTTGTAGCAGAAGAAGACATAAAAGATTGGACAAGTGACGACTGGAACATGCTAGTGGCAATATTCTGTGATGGAAGTGAGTGGCAAATTAATGAGTGGGGAATAGGAGATGTAGCGAGTTTATTTAATACTGTGCctactttttatattgtaaatacTCGTAGtatgaataaaaatgatcTGTCTGGGTATAATGTTATAAAATGGAATGTGGTagataataaattagatgatgagaaatataaattaatgtggagtaaaattaaaaatactatcaaaaataagaaataa